From the genome of Halorussus caseinilyticus, one region includes:
- a CDS encoding RNA-binding domain-containing protein has protein sequence MIYSIDVQVTAPVADTEIADRVATAITNVFPGAETDERHGEVVAEAHSLDHFSELLHRREILDTARGEFFKNRRGDTFSFDLKKQAAFEGVVNFAVGNPDELGDIHVRVRVEQPSVEEFVDHVAPPTEEGEPITQDDFE, from the coding sequence ATGATATACAGCATCGACGTGCAGGTGACTGCACCCGTCGCGGACACCGAAATCGCGGATAGAGTCGCTACCGCCATCACGAACGTCTTCCCCGGTGCGGAGACCGACGAGCGACACGGCGAAGTCGTCGCGGAGGCCCACTCCCTCGACCACTTCTCGGAACTGCTCCACCGCCGAGAGATACTCGACACCGCTCGCGGGGAGTTCTTCAAGAATCGCCGCGGAGACACCTTCTCGTTCGACCTGAAAAAGCAAGCCGCCTTCGAGGGCGTCGTCAACTTCGCCGTCGGCAATCCCGACGAACTCGGAGACATCCACGTCCGGGTTCGCGTCGAGCAACCGAGCGTCGAGGAGTTCGTGGACCACGTTGCCCCGCCGACCGAGGAAGGCGAACCTATCACTCAGGATGACTTCGAGTAG
- a CDS encoding aminopeptidase, with product MDSRVRDHAEIVVDHSTEIEPGDNVVVSAPPAGEDLTLALCEVIGERGAYPLHVAGRKDETRTKFLRAVAADDMDAPDHELALAEAADVWIHVRAHDNVAELSAISSETMSAFRKAQLPVREEILDTRWVLTQYPSPADAQNAEMGTDEYEEFVWSAIGKDWEAQREHQEQMVEILDAGEEVHIVSGDTTDLTMSIEGMTTINDHAKNNLPGGEVFTAPVADSVEGEVLFDKPLIHEGHEVNDGYLRFEGGEVVEYSASKNEDVLGEVLNTDEGARRLGELGIGMNRDIDQFTYNMLFDEKMGDTVHLAVGRAYEECLPEGEEGNQSAVHVDMIVDMAEDSFIEVDGEIVQRNGTFKFEDGFEG from the coding sequence ATGGATTCCAGAGTCAGGGACCACGCGGAAATCGTCGTAGACCACTCCACCGAAATCGAACCCGGCGATAACGTCGTCGTCAGCGCCCCGCCCGCGGGCGAAGACCTGACGCTCGCGCTCTGCGAGGTCATCGGAGAGCGCGGCGCGTATCCCCTCCACGTCGCCGGGCGCAAGGACGAGACTCGGACGAAGTTCCTGCGGGCAGTCGCCGCAGACGACATGGACGCCCCCGACCACGAACTCGCGCTGGCGGAGGCGGCCGACGTGTGGATTCACGTCCGCGCCCACGACAACGTTGCCGAACTGAGCGCGATTTCCAGCGAAACGATGTCGGCGTTCCGGAAGGCCCAACTTCCCGTCCGGGAGGAGATTCTCGACACGCGGTGGGTCCTCACCCAGTACCCCTCCCCCGCCGACGCCCAGAACGCCGAGATGGGGACCGACGAGTACGAGGAGTTCGTCTGGTCGGCCATCGGGAAAGACTGGGAGGCCCAGCGAGAACACCAAGAGCAGATGGTCGAAATCCTCGACGCGGGCGAGGAAGTCCACATCGTCTCGGGCGACACCACCGACCTCACGATGAGCATCGAGGGAATGACCACCATCAACGACCACGCGAAGAACAACCTCCCCGGCGGCGAGGTGTTCACCGCGCCGGTCGCCGATTCGGTCGAGGGCGAAGTTCTCTTCGACAAACCGCTCATCCACGAGGGCCACGAGGTCAACGACGGCTACCTCCGATTCGAAGGCGGCGAAGTGGTCGAGTACAGCGCCAGCAAGAACGAGGACGTACTCGGCGAAGTCCTCAACACCGACGAGGGTGCCCGCCGACTCGGTGAACTCGGCATCGGGATGAACCGCGACATCGACCAGTTCACCTACAACATGCTCTTCGACGAGAAGATGGGCGATACGGTCCACCTCGCGGTGGGTCGGGCCTACGAGGAGTGCCTGCCCGAGGGCGAGGAAGGCAACCAGAGCGCGGTCCACGTAGACATGATTGTGGACATGGCCGAAGACTCGTTCATCGAAGTGGATGGCGAAATCGTCCAGCGCAACGGCACGTTCAAGTTCGAGGACGGCTTCGAGGGATAG
- a CDS encoding AAA family ATPase, whose protein sequence is MRVIGTVGLPGSGKGEAAAVAEELGIPVVTMGDVIRRECRDRGLDPAEHHGEIAAALREENGPDAIAQRSLPVIEGALEASDTVLVDGIRAGVEVERFEEAFGESFTLVSIEAPFEVRAERVEARGRDATDDGESLRERDERERGFGMGEAIARADVRIDNTATLEAFHEKIRALFEEGVAGLEREQTAREA, encoded by the coding sequence ATGAGAGTCATCGGAACCGTGGGCTTGCCGGGGAGCGGAAAGGGCGAGGCCGCCGCCGTCGCCGAGGAACTCGGTATTCCTGTCGTGACGATGGGTGACGTGATTCGCCGGGAGTGTCGTGACCGGGGTCTCGACCCGGCCGAACACCACGGAGAGATTGCCGCCGCGCTTCGGGAGGAGAACGGTCCCGACGCCATCGCTCAGCGGTCGCTCCCCGTCATCGAGGGGGCGCTGGAAGCGAGCGATACCGTCCTCGTGGACGGCATCCGCGCGGGCGTCGAAGTCGAGCGATTCGAAGAGGCGTTCGGCGAGTCGTTCACGCTGGTCAGCATCGAAGCGCCGTTCGAGGTTCGGGCCGAACGCGTCGAGGCGCGGGGTCGAGACGCCACCGACGACGGCGAGTCACTCCGCGAGCGAGACGAGCGCGAACGCGGGTTCGGGATGGGCGAAGCCATCGCGCGCGCCGACGTTCGCATCGACAACACCGCAACGCTGGAGGCGTTTCACGAGAAGATTCGCGCCCTGTTCGAGGAGGGCGTCGCAGGACTCGAACGCGAACAGACCGCCCGAGAAGCATGA